The Synechococcus sp. RS9909 genomic interval CCAGCACGCCGGATTCACCGGCTGGTTCGGTGCTGAAGCCCGCCACCACATGGTGCAGGTCATGGGTGGTGGCAATCCGTTGGGTGAGCCACAGCGCTTCGGTGCTCGTGTCGCGCGGGCGGAAGAAGTCGGCGTCGTAGTTGAGCCGGCGGATCATGCCGGCGTAGGCATGGCCGAGGCTGCCCTGCGGCAACCGCTCCAACGCCTCCACATCCGGCTGAAAGGGGGGATAGCGCTGCTCGAGCATTTCGGCACCACCGGGAAGGCGGCGGAAGCGTTCGACGCACAAGGCCATCGCTTCACTGTCGAGGAAGTTGTCGACCAGATCGGCGATGCTGTCGAGCCCACCACCTGTTTTGGCCAGGTCGCGCAGGATGGTGAGGTTGCGCACCGAGCGCAGCAATTCTCGGGCTTGGCTCATGACGCTCCAGTGGCGGTGGGAAAGTGCAGCTGCACCTCAGCCCCACCCAGTTGGGTGGAGCGGCCGATGCGAATCGTGCCGCCGTGATTCTGAAGGCTCAGTTGCACCACAAACAAACCGATGCCATAACCGTCATCTTTGAGGCTGATCAGGGGTTGCAGCGGTTCGAGGCCAGCGGGGAATCCCGGCCCGTTGTCGGCCACCACCAGGGAGATCCCATCCGGCTGCTGCCGCACCGTCAGGAGCAGCCGGGGCGCGGCGGTGTGATGCAGGCGCAGCGCATCGAGGCTGTTGCGGAGCAGGTTGCAGATGGCGAGTTGCAGCTGCACGGAATCGCCCAGGATCGGCACCGCCGTGTCCGGTTGCTCCAGGCAGAACTGCACCTCCTGCTCCCGCACCCTCGCCTGCAGTTGCAGAACGCAGCTGTCCACCACCTGCCGCAGGTCGAGGGGCACCTTCTCGGTGTGCACGTTGCGCAGCAGCAGCCCGATCCGCTCGGCGATCAGCGACAGGCGCTGGGATTCTGCGTCGATCACCGTCAGGCGTTCGCGCAGATCCTCAGGGGTGGCGGTCTCTTGACCCAGACCCTCCAGGGCCAGCTTGCTGTTGAGCAGGATCGTGCTCAGCGGCTGGCGGATCTCATGGCCGATCGCAGAGGCGGTGAGGCTGATGCGCAACTTTTCGTCCATGTCGCTCAGCTGCCGCCGCTGAGCCTGGCGATAGGCGGTCACATCCACGAAGGTGAACACGAGCCGATCGTCGAGTTCCACGCTGTTGATCAACATCTCCAACTGCTGGCCGGATTTGCTGGTGATCCGGTAGTCGTCGTTCTGGGCGATGGCGCCTTCGCCATCAGCATGGATGGCCAGGGCCTTCTGCCAGCGTTGCATCACCTCCTGGCGGTAGTCGGGATCGGGGTAGGCGAGGGGAAACCAGCGCGACAGGCTGGGGATGTCGGCC includes:
- a CDS encoding Coq4 family protein, which gives rise to MSQARELLRSVRNLTILRDLAKTGGGLDSIADLVDNFLDSEAMALCVERFRRLPGGAEMLEQRYPPFQPDVEALERLPQGSLGHAYAGMIRRLNYDADFFRPRDTSTEALWLTQRIATTHDLHHVVAGFSTEPAGESGVLAITATQIGFPAFVLLNLLAGFRSFRLQPQELELISRAIAHGNRIGLQAAPLVAQKWEEGWEKPLSQWRSDLGVQVAEAEPFSATD
- a CDS encoding PAS domain-containing sensor histidine kinase, with amino-acid sequence MAPWPESWPFAAMHVVADASEAGSFRCEALTARAQTLLGLSDAASAAELQQRLQIVLAPGQERGLLGGDASDAASAPICWQVALEPRSAPCSRALHVEAQPHGTNGWLLNLSDVSAEPPIPTPPHGPPDPDLALTALRITEAIPVGTYTMVLRPGAALASFEFMSDRFLELTGIKREEALEDPLKGFACVHPDDFDTWVQWNAEAFTNRTPFFGQTRLLVNGDVRWITAESVPRDLPDGSVVWEGVLIDVTEQVLAQQQFEEQRRDLERILDNIPISIAFLDLRQEDPAITFLNSTFQHQLGYTLADIPSLSRWFPLAYPDPDYRQEVMQRWQKALAIHADGEGAIAQNDDYRITSKSGQQLEMLINSVELDDRLVFTFVDVTAYRQAQRRQLSDMDEKLRISLTASAIGHEIRQPLSTILLNSKLALEGLGQETATPEDLRERLTVIDAESQRLSLIAERIGLLLRNVHTEKVPLDLRQVVDSCVLQLQARVREQEVQFCLEQPDTAVPILGDSVQLQLAICNLLRNSLDALRLHHTAAPRLLLTVRQQPDGISLVVADNGPGFPAGLEPLQPLISLKDDGYGIGLFVVQLSLQNHGGTIRIGRSTQLGGAEVQLHFPTATGAS